A genome region from Candidatus Poribacteria bacterium includes the following:
- a CDS encoding RNA polymerase sigma factor, whose amino-acid sequence MKNDDVQLIERTLAGDESAFSALVRKYQKPVHAFVRRKVGDFHIAEEITQDIFLRVYERLQTLKNPSTFVRWLYVIAARQCFAWFEKKRMTMKSLDAMSPEELEELAYAQYRAEQQDEFANEQYREVVKHLLQKLPESERTVVTLHYLSNMTCEDISKFLGVSPNTVKSRLHRARNRLKKEKSTIREIWKGSKGNFIMSAKLEDIRGKFHAYREHMRSNPSSAEVMLTEVNNEIEDALKAEITPELVHLAVDEIYPYMGSLGMEKRIPLLRKYMNDALDDTERYWSHQGLVNTLAFLRRDREVIEEQTRLYHWACKQSEKYVLRIIANQNTAGSWKAEGRINDWIQLYNETSERLEIPEVSQYSRCDFLQKGAAILQRNDRLDAALLEIEKLERAYGKPGWRSYFKFWLAVREIRLLLYSKKEDWDCFDQVYTETNTFIEGELKKLEAGFPVNLYECYCVAHNVGCCLVWSKRYTEGKRLLQLAIDLGNYTEYSHFQFAVSIWASEKDREKTLHHLKIAQDAYVVRGYNYQDSYYPSFLETPEFSDVKDDPEFLKVLGQK is encoded by the coding sequence ATGAAAAATGACGATGTGCAATTGATTGAAAGGACCTTGGCGGGTGACGAATCTGCTTTCAGTGCGCTCGTGCGGAAATACCAAAAACCGGTCCACGCTTTCGTGCGCCGGAAAGTCGGTGATTTCCACATTGCTGAAGAGATTACGCAAGATATATTCCTCAGAGTTTACGAAAGACTCCAAACGCTAAAAAACCCAAGTACGTTTGTGAGATGGCTTTATGTGATTGCCGCGCGTCAGTGTTTCGCTTGGTTTGAAAAGAAGCGGATGACGATGAAATCGTTAGATGCGATGTCACCAGAGGAATTAGAAGAACTTGCTTATGCGCAATACCGCGCGGAACAACAAGATGAATTCGCGAATGAACAGTACCGCGAGGTCGTCAAACATCTCCTTCAAAAGTTGCCGGAGAGTGAACGCACCGTCGTAACGCTTCACTATCTCAGTAACATGACCTGCGAAGATATTAGCAAGTTTTTGGGGGTATCCCCGAACACAGTCAAGAGTCGGCTCCACCGCGCCCGCAATAGGTTGAAGAAGGAGAAATCTACCATTCGCGAGATTTGGAAGGGTTCCAAAGGAAATTTTATTATGTCTGCTAAATTGGAAGATATTCGTGGTAAGTTCCATGCATATAGAGAACATATGAGATCTAACCCTTCATCAGCGGAAGTTATGCTTACGGAAGTCAACAACGAGATTGAAGATGCACTTAAAGCGGAAATCACACCCGAGTTGGTGCATCTTGCTGTTGATGAGATATACCCCTATATGGGCAGTCTCGGCATGGAAAAACGGATACCTTTACTCCGTAAGTATATGAATGACGCTCTGGATGATACGGAGCGTTATTGGTCGCATCAAGGGTTAGTCAATACCCTCGCTTTCCTGCGGAGAGATCGAGAAGTTATTGAGGAACAGACGCGGCTTTACCATTGGGCATGCAAGCAGTCGGAAAAATATGTGTTGCGGATTATTGCCAATCAGAATACTGCTGGATCTTGGAAAGCGGAAGGTCGTATTAATGACTGGATTCAACTTTATAATGAGACATCTGAACGCTTAGAAATTCCTGAAGTGAGTCAGTACAGTCGTTGTGATTTTCTCCAAAAAGGAGCAGCGATATTACAAAGAAACGACCGATTAGACGCAGCACTTCTTGAAATAGAAAAGCTAGAACGTGCCTATGGTAAACCCGGTTGGAGGTCTTATTTTAAATTCTGGTTGGCTGTGAGAGAAATTCGACTGCTGTTGTATAGCAAAAAGGAAGATTGGGATTGTTTCGATCAAGTCTATACCGAAACGAATACATTTATTGAAGGAGAGTTGAAAAAACTGGAGGCAGGTTTTCCTGTAAATCTTTACGAGTGTTATTGTGTTGCTCACAACGTTGGTTGTTGTCTGGTATGGTCGAAGAGATATACTGAGGGGAAACGTTTGCTACAACTCGCCATTGATTTGGGAAATTACACCGAATATAGCCACTTCCAGTTTGCTGTGAGCATCTGGGCTTCTGAGAAGGATCGCGAGAAAACTTTACACCATTTGAAGATCGCTCAGGACGCTTATGTGGTTAGGGGTTATAATTATCAGGATAGTTACTACCCGTCTTTCCTTGAGACCCCCGAATTTTCGGATGTAAAGGATGATCCAGAGTTTTTGAAGGTTCTTGGACAGAAGTAG
- a CDS encoding phytanoyl-CoA dioxygenase family protein: MLTPREKWFFDHHGFVILPKVVPLEDVERMIDLGNQWHDTSLDELPPPLTSTSRTGDHSPTIAHWINHIQYGDPVFQRLVLNREILRVVIALTRGAPCLVDCALTKNYKTSDDIHFHAAGQDYSVDTSGPRAGFLNTAVSLVDVPPGTGFVCLPGSHKRNFDPPDDLSIYDGPPTVINVSVNAGDCVVFTEALYHGGRRWTESYPRYTIFNRYIDKASHNSLPIESHKHLIPDEVYELEQPAIQGQRKRVVERIISELETG, from the coding sequence ATGCTCACGCCTCGCGAAAAATGGTTCTTTGATCACCACGGATTCGTTATCCTCCCAAAAGTCGTGCCGCTTGAAGATGTTGAGCGAATGATTGACCTCGGCAATCAGTGGCACGACACGTCTTTAGATGAACTACCACCACCGCTTACCTCTACCTCCCGAACAGGTGATCATTCCCCGACGATTGCGCATTGGATTAATCACATCCAATACGGCGATCCCGTCTTCCAACGGCTTGTGCTGAATCGAGAGATTCTGCGAGTGGTTATTGCCCTCACGCGAGGTGCTCCGTGTCTCGTTGATTGTGCATTGACAAAGAATTACAAAACCTCCGATGACATCCATTTCCATGCCGCCGGTCAAGATTATAGTGTTGACACCTCAGGACCCCGTGCGGGTTTCCTCAACACTGCTGTTTCTTTGGTGGATGTGCCACCCGGAACAGGCTTCGTCTGTCTGCCCGGCAGCCATAAACGCAACTTTGATCCACCCGATGATCTCTCAATCTACGATGGACCCCCTACGGTTATCAACGTCTCTGTCAACGCTGGCGATTGTGTCGTTTTTACAGAAGCACTCTATCACGGCGGAAGACGCTGGACAGAATCCTATCCCCGATACACTATTTTTAACCGCTATATTGATAAGGCATCACACAATTCCCTTCCGATTGAGAGCCATAAACACCTGATTCCGGATGAAGTCTATGAATTGGAACAGCCCGCAATTCAGGGACAACGAAAACGGGTGGTAGAACGTATCATAAGTGAATTAGAAACAGGTTGA
- a CDS encoding LamG domain-containing protein, which produces MKGLTYFLISTLLIVIFSANGYTEPVVTDGLVSYWTFDRQDITGGTVKDVWGENDGTIVGAPKIVGGHVGEALEFDGSDDYVNLTNLGNFGEQVATSTFEAWVKTDFKKDWTTLFKVLDQGCNMAWAIDVNRSAKAGFPLAEDIVHYYVRQKSAAGCNAIAVEIEFALSDGKWHHIVFAIVDAGKSEVAIYMDGEPQEVIEGDVKKLDTFIPFVEPVYIGAANNRGKVERFFPGIIDEVRIYDRPLTAAEVTRNFESKIGLSVQVAEKLPIVWAALKTILK; this is translated from the coding sequence ATGAAAGGGCTAACCTATTTCCTCATATCCACGTTACTTATCGTTATATTTTCTGCCAACGGATACACAGAGCCGGTAGTGACAGATGGACTCGTGAGTTATTGGACATTTGATCGGCAGGACATTACTGGTGGCACAGTCAAGGATGTCTGGGGTGAGAATGACGGCACGATCGTCGGTGCGCCAAAGATCGTCGGTGGACACGTCGGAGAAGCACTTGAATTCGACGGGAGCGACGATTATGTCAACCTGACGAACCTCGGCAATTTTGGGGAACAGGTCGCCACATCTACCTTTGAGGCGTGGGTTAAAACCGATTTCAAAAAGGATTGGACAACGCTTTTCAAGGTGCTCGATCAGGGATGCAATATGGCGTGGGCAATCGATGTCAACCGGAGTGCAAAAGCAGGATTCCCGCTTGCTGAGGACATCGTCCACTACTATGTCCGTCAGAAGTCGGCAGCGGGGTGCAACGCCATCGCTGTTGAGATTGAATTCGCACTGTCGGATGGTAAATGGCACCACATCGTCTTCGCAATTGTGGACGCGGGTAAGTCCGAGGTAGCCATTTATATGGACGGTGAACCACAGGAAGTTATTGAAGGTGATGTAAAGAAACTTGACACCTTTATTCCGTTTGTGGAGCCGGTCTATATCGGTGCAGCGAACAATCGCGGCAAGGTTGAACGATTTTTTCCCGGTATCATTGATGAAGTCCGCATTTACGATCGACCCCTCACAGCAGCCGAAGTAACCCGAAATTTTGAATCGAAAATCGGGTTATCCGTTCAAGTCGCTGAGAAGCTACCCATCGTCTGGGCGGCTCTCAAGACAATCTTAAAATGA
- a CDS encoding thiamine pyrophosphate-binding protein — MPKMTGAKFIADTVHGYGITHVFFMPYIGPRALMEMESLGIKRVQTHGEKAAAYMADAYARVNRAPSLCMAQSVGAVNLAAGLQDAYLACSPVVAITGKENQINQQRHAYQEVDHVNPFSAVTKYSAYVATPEQLPFYLRQAFRAATTGTPGPAHLDFEGIAGSSVIDRDGEFEVIIEESFTQLPPFRPEAEAEKVTEALSLLSDAKRPIIVAGGGVTASDARAELVALAEKLSIPVATSLNAKAMFPSDHPLAVGTPGSYSRACANQAVCEADLVFFIGSHTGGQVTNGYKIPPQGTPVIQLDINPDELGRNYPIQLGMQGDVRNTLRRMLDASEVAASRTEWVSRVQELVKNWKDSVSDKVNSERLPMLPERLCRELTDYLPSDAILVSDTGHSGIWTGTMIDFKHPDQSFIRCSGSLGWGLPAAMGAKCAQPDRPVICFTGDGGIWYHIAELDTAMKSGINAVIVVNNNHSLNQEQGGVESVYGGRTAGSDELWLFPEADFAKMAESMGCLGITVNKPSELAGALDQALDSGRPAVVDVKTHVEGIAPRTWMPS; from the coding sequence ATGCCGAAAATGACAGGTGCTAAATTTATCGCTGATACCGTCCACGGATATGGGATTACTCACGTTTTTTTTATGCCGTATATCGGACCACGGGCTTTAATGGAGATGGAAAGTCTTGGAATCAAACGGGTTCAGACGCACGGTGAGAAAGCAGCGGCGTATATGGCTGACGCTTACGCCCGTGTGAATCGTGCTCCGAGCCTCTGTATGGCACAATCGGTCGGTGCCGTGAACCTTGCCGCGGGGCTACAAGATGCCTATCTCGCTTGCTCACCGGTGGTTGCGATTACCGGCAAAGAAAACCAAATCAATCAACAACGGCACGCCTATCAAGAGGTAGACCACGTCAACCCGTTTTCTGCTGTTACGAAATATAGCGCGTACGTCGCGACACCGGAGCAACTGCCTTTCTATCTACGTCAAGCCTTCCGTGCGGCGACGACAGGAACACCCGGACCTGCACATCTCGATTTTGAAGGCATCGCGGGATCATCGGTTATCGACCGAGACGGCGAATTTGAGGTAATCATTGAAGAATCATTTACCCAATTACCGCCGTTCCGACCGGAAGCAGAAGCAGAAAAGGTAACGGAAGCCCTGAGCCTCCTCTCCGATGCGAAACGTCCGATCATTGTCGCAGGGGGTGGTGTAACGGCTTCAGACGCACGCGCAGAACTTGTCGCATTGGCAGAGAAACTCTCGATTCCGGTCGCGACTTCTCTGAATGCAAAGGCGATGTTCCCGAGCGACCATCCGTTGGCGGTCGGGACTCCCGGTTCATACTCGCGAGCGTGTGCCAATCAAGCGGTATGCGAGGCAGATCTTGTCTTCTTCATTGGAAGCCATACCGGTGGACAGGTAACCAACGGATACAAAATCCCGCCACAAGGCACACCGGTTATACAACTCGATATTAATCCAGATGAACTCGGACGGAACTATCCAATTCAGTTAGGGATGCAAGGAGATGTGCGGAATACACTGCGCCGAATGCTTGACGCGTCAGAAGTTGCTGCGTCTCGGACTGAATGGGTTAGCCGCGTCCAAGAATTAGTGAAAAACTGGAAAGACAGTGTCAGCGATAAAGTGAACTCAGAACGGTTGCCAATGCTACCCGAACGACTTTGCCGTGAACTGACAGACTATCTCCCGTCAGACGCGATCCTTGTATCCGACACAGGGCATTCAGGCATCTGGACGGGCACGATGATCGATTTCAAACATCCCGATCAGAGTTTCATCCGTTGCTCAGGTTCGTTGGGATGGGGACTCCCCGCGGCGATGGGTGCGAAGTGCGCGCAACCTGATAGACCCGTGATCTGTTTCACAGGCGACGGCGGTATCTGGTATCATATCGCGGAACTCGACACGGCGATGAAATCCGGGATTAATGCCGTCATCGTTGTGAACAATAACCACTCACTGAACCAAGAGCAGGGGGGTGTTGAGTCGGTTTACGGTGGACGGACAGCGGGTTCTGATGAACTCTGGCTGTTCCCAGAGGCGGACTTCGCGAAGATGGCAGAATCGATGGGGTGTTTAGGAATTACCGTCAACAAACCGAGTGAACTCGCTGGCGCGTTGGATCAGGCACTCGATTCGGGGAGACCGGCGGTTGTTGATGTGAAAACGCATGTGGAAGGGATTGCACCACGGACGTGGATGCCTTCGTAA
- a CDS encoding HIT domain-containing protein, with protein sequence MNCPFCPPKVNDNAILLENDLSLFIDLKQSILQGSGIIVPKAHRQSTFDLTTEEITSTFSLLTEVKTLLDTEYNPQGYNLGWNCGAVAGQTVFHAHLHVIPRYASEPYVGKGIRYWLKQESNRHNN encoded by the coding sequence GTGAATTGCCCCTTCTGCCCACCAAAAGTCAATGACAATGCAATTCTACTTGAGAACGACTTGAGTCTCTTTATCGATCTCAAACAATCAATCCTGCAAGGCTCCGGGATCATCGTGCCAAAAGCGCATCGGCAATCAACGTTTGATCTTACCACAGAAGAAATTACTTCCACATTTTCACTTCTTACGGAGGTTAAAACATTGCTTGACACCGAATACAACCCTCAGGGCTACAATTTGGGTTGGAACTGCGGTGCGGTCGCTGGACAAACAGTATTCCACGCGCATTTGCATGTTATTCCGCGCTACGCGTCCGAACCTTATGTGGGTAAAGGAATTCGCTACTGGCTTAAACAAGAATCCAATCGACATAACAACTAA
- a CDS encoding AAA family ATPase, whose product MRITQFTMEGVRCFAERQTLEIRPLTFLVGENSTGKTTALGCFHVLANYLRGDGVDFNSYPYSMGTFKDIVRNSKKKEKNFKLEFTSKYNNKDIEITVEFVEKKAGIEPVVNSIIMKLVDGKIIVRSEEAMGRELRLDSFDEEQNRYIIACDTDRLNEYSVYFFFPPFREESEREIIFKKYFKEKIKKFEGSPWDIFRDLSVFSTSPIRSRPKRTYDPTREFNDPEGSDIPMLLMRIEATQQKQWEALKTQLVKFGKSSGLFQNIEIKNFGRSLGGPFQLKFKVRGPNANVVDVGYGVSQILPILVQVLSPNVSRHEMSFSLLQQPEVHLHPRAQAELSSLLVKLANKDNRSFIIETHSDYMIDRARIDIIRGNLRHEDVSLIYFEPKGNIVKVHNISFDKMANMVGVPPHYGEFFLKESKRLLGFKD is encoded by the coding sequence ATGCGCATTACCCAATTCACAATGGAAGGGGTCCGCTGTTTCGCCGAGCGGCAGACGCTTGAGATTCGGCCCCTTACTTTTTTAGTCGGAGAGAACAGCACCGGTAAAACCACAGCATTGGGGTGTTTCCATGTCTTAGCAAATTATTTACGAGGTGATGGTGTAGATTTTAATTCATATCCTTATTCCATGGGAACCTTCAAGGATATTGTCAGAAATAGTAAGAAAAAAGAAAAAAACTTTAAGCTTGAGTTTACTTCTAAATACAATAATAAAGATATTGAAATAACAGTGGAGTTTGTTGAGAAGAAGGCAGGAATAGAACCTGTTGTTAATTCAATAATAATGAAACTTGTTGATGGTAAAATTATTGTTCGATCTGAGGAAGCAATGGGTAGGGAGTTGCGTTTAGATTCGTTTGATGAAGAACAGAATCGATATATAATAGCTTGTGATACTGATAGATTGAACGAGTATTCCGTTTACTTCTTTTTTCCTCCTTTCAGAGAGGAATCTGAACGTGAAATAATTTTCAAAAAATATTTTAAAGAAAAAATTAAAAAATTTGAAGGTAGCCCGTGGGATATCTTTCGAGACTTGTCAGTATTTAGTACATCTCCCATTCGTTCACGTCCTAAACGAACTTATGATCCGACGCGAGAATTTAACGATCCAGAAGGCAGTGATATTCCTATGTTGCTGATGCGAATAGAGGCAACACAGCAAAAGCAATGGGAGGCATTAAAAACCCAATTAGTCAAGTTTGGCAAGAGTTCTGGCTTGTTTCAGAATATAGAGATAAAGAATTTCGGTCGTTCCTTGGGAGGTCCATTCCAATTGAAATTCAAGGTGAGAGGGCCCAATGCTAATGTCGTCGATGTCGGTTACGGTGTGAGTCAAATTTTGCCAATTTTGGTTCAGGTTTTAAGTCCTAATGTTTCAAGACATGAGATGAGTTTTTCTTTATTACAGCAACCTGAAGTCCACTTGCATCCACGCGCGCAGGCGGAACTCTCCTCTTTATTAGTGAAATTGGCTAATAAAGATAACCGGTCATTCATTATTGAAACCCACAGTGACTATATGATTGACCGCGCCCGTATTGACATTATAAGAGGCAACCTCCGTCACGAAGATGTGTCGTTGATCTACTTTGAACCAAAGGGAAATATCGTCAAGGTGCATAATATTAGTTTTGATAAGATGGCCAATATGGTTGGAGTACCACCACATTACGGCGAATTTTTCTTGAAAGAATCTAAGCGACTCCTGGGGTTTAAGGATTAA
- a CDS encoding DUF2007 domain-containing protein — protein MAEKLVTLATFDMPFEAHLAKGLLETNDVSSFLADEFTVGVAWHLSNALGGIKLQVAETDAERAIPLLKGRERAVAVPDAEGGSPDAAKIEGGPVEIPLSISETTANRALHAALLGLFFVPLQLYSLWLIGRLFFLKQKIGRQEWKKIWVAGILDLMVLGTTVLLFFFS, from the coding sequence ATGGCTGAAAAATTAGTCACATTGGCGACTTTTGACATGCCCTTTGAAGCGCACCTGGCGAAGGGGCTACTTGAAACCAACGACGTGTCCAGTTTCCTCGCAGACGAATTTACCGTCGGGGTCGCGTGGCACCTGAGCAACGCGTTAGGCGGTATTAAATTGCAAGTCGCTGAAACCGATGCTGAACGCGCCATCCCCCTTCTTAAAGGACGCGAACGAGCGGTTGCGGTGCCTGACGCAGAAGGCGGGTCCCCCGATGCTGCGAAGATTGAAGGAGGTCCGGTGGAAATACCTTTATCAATCAGCGAGACGACGGCGAATCGTGCATTGCATGCTGCGCTACTCGGCTTATTTTTTGTCCCACTTCAGCTCTATTCCCTCTGGTTGATCGGACGCTTGTTCTTTTTAAAGCAAAAAATCGGGAGACAGGAGTGGAAGAAAATTTGGGTTGCAGGCATACTTGACTTAATGGTTTTGGGAACCACTGTTTTACTTTTTTTCTTTTCCTGA
- a CDS encoding cupin domain-containing protein gives MKHIYHKEDAEVVRIEDEAPRTLYTLIEPNTVGTEHFSMGLEEIDPHSEIPLHSHSESEEIIFVYGGQGKAFVGDEVADLKPGTVIYLPPNVEHRFVNTGDEPLWITWTLSPPGFEKQIRRIADGSAGMEVFSESKDAS, from the coding sequence ATGAAGCATATCTATCACAAAGAGGATGCCGAAGTCGTCCGAATTGAAGACGAGGCTCCGCGCACATTGTACACGCTCATTGAGCCGAATACCGTTGGCACTGAACACTTCTCGATGGGATTGGAAGAAATTGACCCGCACAGTGAAATTCCGCTCCACTCCCACAGCGAATCCGAAGAAATTATTTTCGTCTATGGTGGACAAGGAAAAGCGTTTGTCGGTGATGAAGTCGCCGATTTGAAACCCGGTACCGTCATCTATCTTCCACCGAATGTTGAACACCGATTTGTCAACACGGGTGATGAACCGCTCTGGATCACATGGACGCTCTCACCGCCCGGTTTTGAGAAACAGATTCGACGGATCGCAGATGGTTCCGCTGGCATGGAGGTTTTTAGCGAATCCAAAGACGCTTCCTAA
- a CDS encoding phosphotransferase, giving the protein MAEKMSCPFCQTQVEYAIENSPEWYRDPSLPVHRIDCHDKCRQYWLEAISDPHPHIDPSILGFLDSLDDEQRTFISESTRHACDNGILIVYNDKILQYLTTDWRYAKAAVMLYDLDNVSFRISGIGFDTANMLFFVDTEDVRFTLRIHRAGTSIHRIRSKIYWLKALWNKGHIKTLFPVSGRDGEMIQGISPNDLPIRYTTLYDWIPGETLHALSTAEKTPELIRSLGTVVGRMHSVSQTLELPHWFIRPRYDMDWVTSKIEKALRNDYIDASPEERTKLSSLSSRFSRFVAEQGEGRDVFGLIHSDLEPHNIIVSDGQPCPIDVIQFGFGYYLSDIQRISRHFSEDEQTIFFEGYREIRSLPTGYRQHLALFEELHML; this is encoded by the coding sequence ATGGCGGAGAAAATGTCGTGCCCATTTTGTCAGACACAAGTTGAATACGCTATCGAAAATTCTCCTGAGTGGTACCGAGATCCCTCCCTACCCGTCCACCGAATCGATTGTCATGATAAATGTAGACAATACTGGCTTGAAGCAATTTCTGACCCGCACCCACATATTGATCCCAGTATCCTCGGTTTCTTAGATTCACTTGATGATGAACAACGCACCTTTATATCCGAATCGACACGACATGCGTGTGACAATGGCATTTTGATAGTTTATAACGATAAGATTTTACAATATCTTACCACCGATTGGCGTTATGCAAAAGCCGCTGTTATGTTATATGATTTGGACAACGTTTCATTCCGAATTAGTGGTATCGGATTTGATACTGCGAATATGTTATTTTTCGTAGATACGGAGGACGTTCGTTTCACATTGAGAATCCATCGAGCCGGGACCTCTATCCATAGAATTCGATCTAAAATCTATTGGTTAAAGGCTTTGTGGAACAAGGGGCACATCAAGACGCTTTTCCCTGTGTCTGGACGAGACGGGGAAATGATTCAAGGTATCTCTCCAAACGACTTACCTATACGCTATACGACGCTATACGATTGGATTCCCGGTGAAACACTTCACGCTCTCTCTACCGCAGAAAAAACGCCAGAACTCATTCGGAGTCTTGGGACCGTGGTGGGTCGCATGCACTCTGTGTCCCAGACATTGGAGTTACCACACTGGTTTATCCGTCCCCGATACGACATGGATTGGGTTACCTCGAAAATTGAAAAGGCTCTTAGAAATGATTACATAGACGCTTCGCCAGAGGAGCGCACAAAACTTTCCTCGCTTTCTTCGCGCTTCTCACGGTTTGTCGCAGAACAGGGGGAAGGTCGGGATGTTTTTGGGTTGATTCACTCGGATCTGGAACCCCATAATATCATTGTCTCTGACGGGCAGCCCTGCCCAATTGATGTCATCCAGTTTGGGTTCGGTTATTATCTCTCAGATATTCAGAGGATTTCACGCCATTTTAGCGAGGATGAACAGACGATTTTCTTTGAGGGGTATCGGGAAATCCGATCGCTCCCGACGGGTTACCGTCAACACTTGGCTCTATTTGAAGAGTTGCACATGCTGTAA